In Pseudonocardia sp. DSM 110487, the sequence TCGAGGTGATCGGCCCACAGCACCCCGCCGCGTTCGTCGACGGCGACGACGGCACGGCCGTCAACGACGGGTCGCTGGTGCTGCGCGCCCGCACCCCCGCGGGCTCCGTGCTGCTCACCGGCGACGTGGAGCTCGCCGCGCAGGCCGACCTCCTCGCGTCCGGCGCCGACCTGCGCGCCGACGTCCTGAAGATGCCGCACCACGGCAGCCGCTACACATCGGTGGCGTTCCTGAACGCGGTGGCCCCGCGGGCGGTGCTGGTGAGCGTCGGCGCCGGCAACCGCTACCGGCATCCCGATCCCGGTCTCGTCGGCGGTCTCGAGCGGGCCGGCGCCACGGTCCGCCGCACCGACCTCGCCGGCGACGTCGCTGTGGTCGGCGGCTCAGCCGACCTCGAGCTCGCGTCCCGCGGCTCACCGCTCCCAGCTCCGCGATGAGGACGGCCGGGGGCGGGTCCCTTGGCTGTTGAGGAAGCTGGCCGGCATGATTCACGGCGCCCCGATCGCCTCGAACCGGATGTGGGCGACGTCCTTCCGGGCGCGCCAGTAGCGCACGGTGTGGCCGAGACGGCCGGTCCCCATCTGCCGTGCACAAAATGAACAAAACGGTGACGTCAGTCACAGGCTCCGCAAAGGTTTGATCTGCACTGAGGCCGCACGAAGGACACCGCCGGTGAACCGGCCGGCGGGTACGCCGCAACGGCTCGGCGAAGTCGGCCCGATCGGGACGGATCGTCGACGTGCGAGGCGGACGCGGGCTGACGACCTTCGTCGGTACCGCCGTCAGCGCAACCCTACGAGTTGTAGGCCCACGGTTGGACACCTCCGCCCTGGGATCCTGCACCCATAGCCTGCAGGTTCCATTTGCGAAGCAGGAACATCAAGGAGCCGCATGTCCCTCTCTCCTCGTGGGCGCATCTCTGCCCTTGTGGCTGTCGCTGGCGTGGCTTTCGGATTGATGGCCACGCCGGCCTGCACTGCAGCAAACCCTGCACGCGTCGTGGAGACGGAGACCGGTGCCATCCGAGGGGCGTCCACACAGATCCCTGCAACGTCACTCGACGCCGAGGTCTTCCTCGGCATCCCCTATGCGGCGCCTCCGGAGGGCGCCTTGCGGTGGGAGCCTCCGACGCGGGCGGAATCCTGGCGGGAAGTGCGCGATGGCACCGTCGCGCCTCCCATCTGCCCGCAGGGCACCACTGGCACCGAAAACTGCCTGTACCTGAATCTGTATCGGCCTACCCACACCGCACGCGCCGCATCGCTGCCGGTCATGGTGTACGCCCATGGAGGCAACAACACGGGCGGGAGTGCCAACGGCTTCGATGGTGGGCGGATCGCCGCCGTCAACGGCGTCATCGTCGTCACCTTCAACTATCGGCTCGGCGCCCTTGGCTTCTTGGATCATCCGGCCATTGCCAAGGAATCCTCCACGGGGCAGGCAGGCAACTACGGCCTCATGGACTCCAAGGCGGCGCTCGAGTGGGTCCAGCGCAACATCACCGCGTTCGGCGGCGACCCGACCAAGGTGACGTTGGCCTCCCAGTCGTCCGGGGCGACGAACACCTGCCAATTGCTTGCCGACCCCACGACCAAAGGGCTGTACAGCGCCGCCATCTTGAGCAGCGATGACTGCCTCCACGACGTCGACACCCCGAGTCAGGCCCTTGCCCGCGCGGAGGATCTGGCCAAGAAGGTGGGATGCACCGAGTCGGCGAAGGTGGCGGAGTGCCTGCGGTCGAAGACGCCGGCCGAACTCACCGCGGCGGGAGGCAACTGGAGCCCTGTAGCCACACGGCCGGCCAACGAGAAGATCGCAGCGGGTGACTGGAACCGTGTCCCGATCATGCTCGGCAGCACCCGGAACGAGGGCCGGTCAGCCGGGACGGCCTTCACCACATTCACCGCTGCCGACTACAGGGCCTGGGTCACACGACTCGTTGGCCCCGACAACGCCGATGCCGTGTTGAAGGTCTACCCGGTCGACAAGTACAGCGGAGCGTATGCGATCCCCTACGTGATCGGCGACCTCATCACCGACAGCGGAATGCGAGGCCTGGGCGGCTGCACGAACGCTACTCTGGCAAAGAGCTTCGCGTCACAGACACCGACCTACTACTACCAGTTCGACGATCCGAACGTGCCGGCACCGAGCATTCTCGACGGCTACGAGTTCCTCGCATCGCACGGATACGACCTGGCGTACTGGTTCCCGGACAGCCGCGAGAATGTCTCTTCCCGCTTCACACCGGCGCAGTGGCAACTGTCCGACGAGGTGATCACGTATTGGGGCGAATTCACCAAGACCCACCACCCTTCTGGTCAGGGTCAGGCATCCTGGCCTCGGCTGACCGACACCATGATGACGCTCCAGCCGGGCGGCAGCCGTCTCAGTCCGATAGGCGACTTCATGGCGGAGCACGCATGTTCGTTCTGGTCGACCATGCCGCTCATTCTCGATCGCGGTGAAGTCTGAACCGCACACAATGGTTCAGCGGGGCACATAGGCCCGGGGCGATATGCCTTTCCAGCGTTTGAACGCGGTGGTGAAGGCCGGCGTGGCGGCATAGCCGAGGCGGCTGCCGATCTCTCCGACACTCAGCGCTCTGGTGGCCAGCAGTTCCTCGGCCAGGTGTTCGCGGACTTCATCGGCCAGCGCGCGGTAGGAGGTGCCTTCGGCGGTCAGGCGCCGCCGCAAGGAGCGGGAGCTCATGTGCAGCTCGGCGGCCACTGTCTCGATGTTGGGCATGGCCCCGGGCTGGGCCACCATGCGATCGCGCACTTTGCCGGCGATGCCGGCCCGGGCCCGCCGGTCTGCCAGCAGCCGGCGGCACTGGGCTTCGGTGACCGCTGCGGTGTGGGCATC encodes:
- a CDS encoding carboxylesterase/lipase family protein, giving the protein METETGAIRGASTQIPATSLDAEVFLGIPYAAPPEGALRWEPPTRAESWREVRDGTVAPPICPQGTTGTENCLYLNLYRPTHTARAASLPVMVYAHGGNNTGGSANGFDGGRIAAVNGVIVVTFNYRLGALGFLDHPAIAKESSTGQAGNYGLMDSKAALEWVQRNITAFGGDPTKVTLASQSSGATNTCQLLADPTTKGLYSAAILSSDDCLHDVDTPSQALARAEDLAKKVGCTESAKVAECLRSKTPAELTAAGGNWSPVATRPANEKIAAGDWNRVPIMLGSTRNEGRSAGTAFTTFTAADYRAWVTRLVGPDNADAVLKVYPVDKYSGAYAIPYVIGDLITDSGMRGLGGCTNATLAKSFASQTPTYYYQFDDPNVPAPSILDGYEFLASHGYDLAYWFPDSRENVSSRFTPAQWQLSDEVITYWGEFTKTHHPSGQGQASWPRLTDTMMTLQPGGSRLSPIGDFMAEHACSFWSTMPLILDRGEV